Proteins encoded by one window of Carassius carassius chromosome 30, fCarCar2.1, whole genome shotgun sequence:
- the LOC132110726 gene encoding regulator of G-protein signaling 17-like produces MPQSVSGVEMRKRQQGRIEGPPQVPGHPRPNTCCLCWCGCCKCLWNEDGRERSERQTCTKMDSIEATEEQHPTMDEVIAWSRSFEMMMRSPEGRDVFREFLRSEYSEENLMFWMACEELKKETNSSAIDEKARIIYEDYVSILSPKEVSLDSRVREVINQSLDEPSGTMYEDAQLQIYTLMHRDSFPRFLNSSVYRDLLNSKRACLDT; encoded by the exons ATG CCGCAGAGTGTGAGTGGAGTTGAAATGAGGAAAAGGCAGCAGGGACGCATTGAAGGACCCCCACAGGTGCCTGGTCACCCGAGGCCCAACACCTGCTGTCTGTGCTGGTGTGGATGCTGCAAATGCCTCTG GAATGAAGACGGAAGGGAACGCTCAGAGAGGCAAACATGTACAAAGATGGATAGCATAGAAGCGACAGAGGAACA GCATCCCACAATGGATGAGGTGATTGCCTGGTCACGGAGCTTTGAGATGATGATGCGCTCTCCAGAGGGGAGGGATGTTTTCCGGGAGTTCTTGCGGTCCGAGTACAGCGAAGAAAACCTGATGTTCTGGATGGCCTGTGAGGAACTGAAAAAAGAAACCAACTCATCTGCTATCGATGAAAAAGCCAGGATCATTTATGAAGACTACGTCTCCATTCTTTCGCCAAAAGAG GTCAGCTTGGATTCACGGGTGAGGGAAGTCATCAACCAAAGCCTGGACGAACCCAGCGGTACGATGTATGAGGACGCCCAGCTTCAGATCTACACCCTCATGCACAGAGACTCCTTCCCCCGATTTCTCAACTCATCTGTTTACAGGGATCTTCTTAACAGCAAGAGGGCCTGCTTAGACACCTAG